A portion of the Oscillospiraceae bacterium genome contains these proteins:
- a CDS encoding MATE family efflux transporter: MTQTRADRSADLTSGPMLQKIILFSIPLAASSILQLLFNAADVVVVGRFAGSTALAAVGSNGSLINLLVNLFVGLSLGANVVAARCFGAKDEHGVQDTVHTAVTLGLTSGVLLAVVGFFAARSLLELMSCPEDVIGLSALYLKIYFIGMPMNMLYNFSSALLRAVGDTKRPLYCLAAAGIINVVLNLVFVIGFSMSVAGVALATIISETVSACLVTAMLVREKGALHLDLHKLGFHAGALKQILLIGLPAGLQSTVFSLSNVVIQSAINSFGSTVVAGSSASSNLEGFVYTAMNAFAQAAVTFTSQNMGARKYHNLDRVMRNCLLCAVVTGILLGGGAALAGRQLLHFYSSDEAVIAAGYERLWIICGTYLLCGIMDTLASSLRGLGYSVLPMVVSLIGSCLLRLVWIATIFQLNRTPFMLYISYPISWVLTASVHLICLLVVRRKLQKKGQNLQAA, from the coding sequence ATGACGCAAACCCGGGCAGACCGTTCCGCTGACCTGACCAGCGGCCCGATGCTGCAAAAGATCATTCTGTTTTCCATTCCGCTGGCTGCATCCAGCATTTTGCAGCTGCTGTTCAACGCGGCAGACGTTGTGGTGGTGGGCCGCTTTGCCGGCAGCACCGCGCTGGCCGCAGTCGGCTCCAACGGTTCCCTGATCAACCTGCTGGTGAACCTGTTCGTTGGGCTCTCGTTGGGCGCGAACGTCGTAGCTGCCCGCTGCTTTGGCGCAAAGGACGAGCACGGCGTACAGGACACCGTGCACACCGCCGTGACGCTGGGCCTTACCAGCGGTGTACTGCTGGCCGTGGTGGGCTTTTTTGCCGCCCGCAGCCTGCTGGAGCTCATGAGCTGCCCGGAGGACGTGATCGGCCTTTCCGCGCTGTACCTCAAAATTTATTTCATCGGCATGCCCATGAACATGCTGTACAACTTCAGCAGCGCTCTGCTGCGGGCCGTGGGCGACACCAAGCGCCCGCTGTACTGTCTGGCGGCGGCCGGTATCATCAATGTGGTGCTGAACCTTGTGTTCGTCATCGGCTTTTCCATGAGCGTGGCGGGCGTTGCGCTGGCCACCATCATCAGTGAGACGGTGTCGGCCTGCCTGGTCACCGCCATGCTGGTGCGGGAAAAGGGCGCGCTGCATCTGGACCTGCACAAGCTGGGCTTCCACGCCGGTGCCCTGAAGCAGATCTTGCTCATCGGCCTGCCGGCGGGCCTGCAGAGCACCGTGTTCAGCCTGTCCAATGTGGTGATCCAGTCCGCCATCAATTCCTTCGGCTCCACGGTCGTGGCCGGAAGCTCGGCATCGTCCAATCTGGAAGGCTTCGTCTACACGGCCATGAACGCCTTTGCACAGGCCGCCGTGACCTTTACCAGCCAGAACATGGGTGCACGCAAGTATCACAATCTGGACCGCGTGATGCGCAACTGCCTGCTGTGCGCCGTGGTCACCGGCATTCTTTTGGGCGGCGGTGCGGCACTGGCTGGTCGGCAGCTGCTGCACTTCTACTCCTCGGACGAGGCCGTGATCGCCGCCGGATACGAGCGGCTGTGGATCATCTGCGGCACCTACCTGCTGTGCGGCATCATGGATACACTGGCCAGCAGCCTGCGCGGCCTGGGTTACAGCGTGCTGCCCATGGTGGTGAGCCTGATCGGCAGCTGTCTGCTGCGTCTGGTGTGGATCGCCACCATCTTCCAGCTGAACCGCACCCCGTTCATGCTGTACATCAGCTACCCCATCAGCTGGGTTCTGACCGCCTCGGTGCATCTGATCTGCCTGCTGGTGGTACGGCGCAAGCTGCAGAAAAAGGGGCAGAACCTGCAGGCTGCATAA
- a CDS encoding alpha-glucosidase, with the protein MIQRFTFGCPLPTESVVLPVEPAAAVPYLTAEPDGSWSFSLAEDAVVYGLGEMPRGINKRGWHYVADNTDESHHGENRLSYYGAHNFLLIDGGAGRSVFGVFVDFPGKVFYDIGYTRHDRLTFRTEEPDYDLYILTGDSPNAVCTEFRKLIGHSYIPPKWAFGFAQSRWGYKTAEDVRAIARQYRENELPLDMICLDIDYMQGYADFTVNKERFPDLAALSAELKQQGIRLVPIIDAGVRINPEDPTCTEGLEKGYFCTKADGTPFVAAVWPGKAYFADFLRPEVRDWFGHRYKVLTDCGIEGFWNDMNEPALFYSPERLRAFLDSMAKLREKDNLEQEEFFAKVVGGAMGLMNSPADYASFYHDLAGQQVRHDRVHNLYGGSMTRAAGEAFADLRPGRRTLLYSRSSIIGSHRYGGIWLGDNHSSWEQLLANIQMMPSVQMCGFLYTGADLCGFAGDTTPDLALRWLEFGLFTPLMRNHTGAGTREQEYFRFADQLPALREMLRLRYALLPYLYSEFMKSALENTGYFRPLGFDWPADPGAREVQDQLLLGDGVMLAPVYTQNAAGRHVYLPEPMQLYRLRSAEDYDTEALPAGHHYVHCALNEVLLFVRPGHAVPLAKPAACTAALDEQPIALLACPDADGHAAYRMYTDDGETMDPEHDGHWTVLDASH; encoded by the coding sequence ATGATCCAACGTTTTACGTTTGGCTGCCCGCTGCCCACCGAGAGCGTCGTGCTGCCGGTGGAGCCTGCCGCCGCAGTGCCGTACCTCACCGCAGAACCAGACGGGAGCTGGAGCTTCTCTTTGGCAGAGGATGCCGTGGTGTACGGCCTGGGCGAGATGCCCCGCGGCATCAACAAGCGCGGCTGGCATTATGTGGCCGACAACACCGACGAGTCGCACCACGGAGAAAACCGGCTTTCGTACTATGGGGCGCACAATTTTCTGCTCATCGACGGCGGTGCGGGCCGCAGCGTCTTTGGCGTGTTCGTGGATTTCCCGGGAAAGGTGTTCTACGATATCGGCTACACCCGGCACGACCGGCTGACCTTCCGCACCGAAGAGCCGGACTACGACCTGTACATCCTGACCGGCGACAGCCCGAACGCCGTCTGCACCGAATTCCGGAAGCTGATCGGCCACAGCTACATCCCGCCCAAATGGGCCTTTGGTTTTGCCCAGAGCCGCTGGGGCTACAAGACTGCCGAGGATGTGCGCGCCATCGCCCGCCAGTACCGCGAGAACGAGCTGCCTCTGGACATGATCTGCCTGGACATCGACTATATGCAGGGGTACGCGGATTTTACGGTGAACAAGGAGCGCTTCCCGGATCTGGCTGCGCTGAGTGCCGAGCTGAAGCAGCAGGGCATCCGGCTGGTGCCCATCATCGACGCGGGCGTGCGCATCAACCCGGAGGACCCCACCTGCACCGAGGGGCTGGAGAAGGGATATTTCTGCACCAAAGCCGACGGCACCCCCTTTGTGGCTGCCGTGTGGCCCGGCAAGGCCTATTTTGCCGATTTTCTGCGCCCGGAAGTGCGGGACTGGTTCGGCCACCGCTACAAGGTGCTGACCGACTGCGGTATTGAGGGCTTCTGGAACGACATGAACGAACCCGCGCTGTTCTACTCCCCGGAGCGGCTCCGGGCATTTCTGGACAGCATGGCAAAGCTGCGTGAAAAAGACAACTTGGAGCAGGAAGAGTTCTTTGCCAAGGTGGTGGGCGGTGCCATGGGCCTGATGAACAGCCCTGCCGACTACGCCAGCTTCTACCACGATCTGGCCGGGCAGCAGGTGCGGCACGACCGGGTGCACAATCTGTACGGCGGCAGCATGACCCGCGCTGCCGGGGAGGCCTTTGCCGACCTGCGCCCCGGCAGGCGCACCCTGCTGTACAGCCGTTCCAGCATCATTGGCAGCCACCGGTACGGCGGCATCTGGCTGGGCGACAACCATTCCAGCTGGGAACAGCTGCTGGCCAACATTCAGATGATGCCCAGTGTGCAGATGTGCGGCTTTTTGTACACCGGTGCCGACCTGTGTGGTTTCGCGGGCGACACCACCCCGGACCTGGCCCTGCGCTGGCTGGAGTTTGGCCTGTTCACCCCGCTGATGCGCAACCATACCGGTGCCGGGACCCGCGAGCAGGAATATTTCCGCTTTGCCGACCAGCTGCCCGCCCTGCGAGAGATGCTGCGCCTGCGCTATGCCCTGCTGCCCTACCTGTACAGCGAGTTCATGAAGAGTGCCCTGGAGAACACCGGCTACTTCCGCCCGCTGGGCTTTGACTGGCCTGCAGACCCCGGAGCACGGGAGGTGCAGGACCAGCTGCTGCTGGGCGACGGCGTCATGCTGGCTCCGGTGTACACCCAGAACGCCGCCGGGCGGCATGTCTACCTGCCGGAGCCCATGCAGCTGTACCGTCTGCGCAGCGCCGAGGACTACGACACCGAGGCCCTGCCTGCAGGCCACCACTATGTGCACTGTGCCCTGAACGAAGTGCTGCTGTTCGTGCGGCCGGGTCATGCCGTGCCGCTGGCAAAGCCCGCTGCCTGCACCGCCGCGCTGGATGAGCAGCCCATTGCCCTGCTGGCCTGCCCGGACGCCGACGGCCATGCCGCGTACCGCATGTACACCGATGACGGCGAGACGATGGATCCTGAACACGACGGGCACTGGACCGTGCTGGACGCCTCTCACTGA
- a CDS encoding sugar transferase, whose product MLCLSWLFLILAIAIKLDSPGPVFFKQKRVGRGKRHFYILKFRTMRIDTPHDMPTHLLHDPDQYITRMGHFLRKTSLDELPQLWSIFVGDMAVIGPRPALWNQYDLLAERDKYGANDVRPGLTGWAQIHGRDELEIAEKAKLDGWYVEHLSFGLDVKCFFGTIAAVLKHDGVVEGGTGTLHENNKKS is encoded by the coding sequence ATGCTGTGCCTGTCCTGGCTGTTTCTGATTTTGGCCATTGCCATCAAGCTCGACTCACCCGGCCCCGTGTTTTTCAAACAGAAGCGGGTGGGCCGCGGCAAGCGGCATTTCTACATTCTAAAGTTCCGCACCATGCGCATCGACACGCCCCACGACATGCCCACGCACCTGCTCCATGACCCGGATCAGTATATCACCCGCATGGGGCATTTCCTGCGCAAGACCAGCCTGGACGAGCTGCCCCAGCTGTGGAGCATCTTTGTGGGGGATATGGCGGTCATCGGTCCGCGTCCCGCGCTGTGGAACCAGTACGATCTGCTGGCGGAGCGCGACAAATACGGGGCCAACGATGTGCGCCCCGGCCTGACCGGCTGGGCCCAGATCCACGGCCGCGATGAGCTGGAGATCGCCGAAAAGGCAAAGCTGGACGGCTGGTATGTGGAGCACTTGAGCTTCGGGTTGGACGTGAAGTGCTTCTTTGGCACCATTGCCGCCGTGCTGAAACACGACGGTGTGGTGGAGGGCGGCACCGGCACCCTGCATGAGAACAATAAAAAATCTTGA
- the aspS gene encoding aspartate--tRNA(Asn) ligase: MERTYINEVQKEIGSTVKVQGFIENLRNSKYMAFIVLKDITGKLQITVEKADHPDLVDTIDKLTPDSVITVTGKVMENDYVKMGGIEMIPESIEIESIADPLPIVRKEIAATKKKKAVERSSIDQRIDYRWIDLRTDENQLMFKAQSCFVNAMRQFLLERNFIEIHTPKLIAAASESGSEVFKVDYFDRNAYLAQSPQFYKQMAMAAGFERIFETGPVFRAEKSYTNKHSTEFSGFDLEFSYITSFKDVMKMEEELLTAGLKAVKENYGDQIKELFGQEVIVPTTPFPVVKLADLYKGLEEEFGYKVDESEKGDLTTEAERLSYEWVKKHYGHEFLFITDYSAEKRAFYHMRDENGVPQGYDLIWRGVEITTGAQREHRYEVLKKQAEEKGLAEDVKFYLEFFQYGCPPHGGFGLGIDRLTMLLCGLSIKDAEFLFRGPNRLTP, translated from the coding sequence ATGGAACGCACCTATATCAATGAGGTCCAGAAGGAAATCGGCAGCACGGTCAAGGTGCAGGGCTTTATCGAGAACCTGCGCAACAGCAAATACATGGCCTTCATCGTGCTGAAGGATATTACCGGCAAACTGCAGATCACGGTCGAAAAGGCCGATCACCCCGATCTGGTGGATACCATCGACAAGCTCACCCCGGACTCCGTCATCACCGTCACCGGCAAGGTGATGGAAAACGACTACGTCAAGATGGGCGGCATCGAGATGATCCCCGAGTCCATTGAGATCGAGAGCATTGCCGACCCGCTGCCCATCGTGCGCAAGGAGATCGCAGCCACCAAGAAGAAGAAGGCTGTGGAGCGCTCCAGCATCGACCAGCGCATCGACTACCGCTGGATCGACCTGCGCACCGACGAGAACCAGCTGATGTTCAAGGCACAGAGCTGCTTTGTCAACGCCATGCGTCAGTTCCTGCTGGAACGCAACTTCATCGAGATCCACACCCCCAAGCTGATCGCTGCAGCCAGCGAGAGCGGCTCTGAGGTGTTCAAGGTGGATTACTTCGACCGCAACGCGTATCTGGCCCAGAGCCCGCAGTTCTACAAGCAGATGGCCATGGCTGCTGGTTTTGAGCGTATCTTCGAGACCGGCCCTGTGTTCCGTGCCGAGAAGAGCTATACCAACAAGCACTCCACTGAGTTCTCCGGCTTTGATCTGGAGTTCAGCTATATCACTTCCTTCAAGGATGTCATGAAGATGGAGGAGGAGTTGCTGACCGCCGGCCTGAAGGCCGTCAAGGAGAATTACGGCGACCAGATCAAGGAGCTGTTCGGTCAGGAAGTCATCGTGCCCACCACTCCGTTCCCGGTGGTCAAGCTGGCCGACCTGTACAAGGGTCTGGAAGAAGAGTTCGGCTACAAGGTCGATGAGTCCGAGAAGGGCGACCTGACTACCGAGGCCGAGCGTCTGAGCTATGAGTGGGTCAAGAAGCACTACGGCCACGAGTTCCTGTTCATCACCGACTACTCCGCCGAGAAGCGTGCGTTCTATCACATGCGCGACGAGAACGGTGTGCCCCAGGGCTACGACCTGATCTGGCGCGGTGTCGAGATCACCACCGGTGCCCAGCGTGAGCACCGCTATGAGGTGCTGAAGAAGCAGGCTGAGGAGAAGGGTCTGGCCGAGGATGTCAAGTTCTATCTGGAGTTCTTCCAGTATGGCTGCCCGCCCCACGGCGGCTTCGGTCTGGGCATCGACCGCCTGACCATGCTGCTGTGCGGCCTGAGCATCAAGGACGCAGAGTTCCTGTTCCGCGGCCCCAACCGTTTGACCCCGTGA
- a CDS encoding phosphatase, translating to MKRLIADIHMHTLASGHAYGTIREMAAAAKEQQLQLIGISEHAPGIPGTVDPFYYGNLRVIPRVIDGVEILHGCEINVLNGGRLSLEQKYIDRLDYAIVGIHGLCYQNEGTDGNTTNLIECMKNPKVKLVSHPDDDHTPLDYPRLVQAALQYHVALEVNNSSLVKKDQRLNCCQNYRTMLALCQQYRVPIVVDSDAHDPSWVGRQDLACALLESVGFDEELVLNADLARLKSFLGVE from the coding sequence ATGAAGCGTCTGATCGCAGACATCCACATGCACACCCTTGCCAGCGGCCATGCCTATGGTACCATCCGGGAGATGGCAGCGGCCGCAAAGGAACAACAGCTGCAGCTCATCGGCATCAGTGAACATGCCCCGGGCATCCCCGGAACGGTGGACCCGTTCTATTACGGGAACCTGCGCGTGATCCCCCGCGTGATCGACGGTGTGGAGATCCTGCACGGGTGCGAGATCAATGTGCTCAACGGCGGCAGGCTCTCGCTGGAACAGAAGTATATCGACCGATTGGACTATGCCATTGTGGGCATCCATGGGCTGTGCTACCAGAACGAAGGCACTGACGGCAACACCACGAACCTTATCGAGTGCATGAAAAACCCGAAGGTGAAGCTGGTGTCCCACCCGGACGACGACCACACCCCGCTGGATTACCCCCGGCTGGTGCAGGCTGCCCTTCAGTACCATGTGGCGCTGGAGGTCAACAACAGCTCTCTGGTCAAAAAGGACCAGCGGCTCAACTGCTGCCAGAACTACCGCACCATGCTGGCCCTGTGCCAGCAATACCGGGTGCCTATTGTTGTGGACTCGGACGCGCACGACCCCAGCTGGGTGGGCCGGCAGGACCTGGCCTGTGCGCTGCTGGAGAGCGTGGGCTTTGACGAAGAGCTGGTACTGAACGCGGACCTTGCCCGCCTGAAGAGCTTCCTCGGCGTGGAATAA
- the spoIVA gene encoding stage IV sporulation protein A, whose protein sequence is MDKQEQQGICREIGARTGGDIYIGVVGPVRSGKSTFIKRFMEQLVLPAMGTEAARLRARDELPQSAAGRTIMTTEPKFIPETAVPLQLEGGGVCRVRLIDCVGYMVEGAMGHEENEKPRMVKSPWFDEEVPFDLAAETGTRRVIREHSTIGIVITTDGTVSDIPRAGYAKTEKRVIEELDALSKPYVILLNSTRPDAPETKQLAEGMARDYHHAVLPVSCVDLDAAALGDILRQVLYEFPVRELDLALPRWVNRLENGHWLQAQVYTAAMQLAENIARMKDVPSGTDGPLLDCDAVQRSAVSGMDLAQGSVRVVVELKPEIFYQVLSEQTGLEIGDEAGLMPCILELAHAKREYEKVRSALEQVEATGYGIVMPSIGELQLEQPEIVQQGGRYGVRLEACAPSIHMMKATIHTEISPIVGTEKQSEDLVRSLLADFADDPVKLWQSNIFGKSLHELVNDGLQNKLLHIPQEARTQLQGTLERVINEGCTGLICILI, encoded by the coding sequence TTGGACAAACAGGAGCAACAGGGCATCTGCCGCGAGATCGGCGCACGCACCGGCGGAGACATCTACATCGGGGTGGTGGGTCCGGTGCGCAGCGGCAAGTCCACCTTTATCAAGCGCTTTATGGAGCAGCTGGTGCTGCCCGCCATGGGCACCGAGGCGGCCCGTCTGCGGGCACGGGATGAGCTGCCGCAGTCGGCGGCAGGGCGCACCATCATGACCACGGAACCAAAGTTCATTCCGGAAACGGCGGTGCCGCTGCAATTAGAAGGCGGTGGTGTCTGTCGGGTACGGCTCATCGACTGTGTGGGCTATATGGTGGAGGGGGCCATGGGCCACGAGGAAAACGAAAAGCCTCGCATGGTCAAAAGTCCGTGGTTCGATGAGGAAGTGCCCTTTGACCTTGCCGCTGAGACCGGCACCCGCCGGGTGATCCGGGAGCACTCCACCATCGGCATCGTCATCACCACCGACGGCACCGTCAGCGACATCCCGCGTGCGGGGTACGCCAAAACCGAAAAGCGGGTCATTGAAGAGCTGGATGCACTGAGCAAACCCTACGTCATCCTGCTCAACAGCACCCGCCCGGACGCCCCGGAAACAAAGCAGCTGGCCGAGGGCATGGCACGGGACTACCACCATGCCGTTTTGCCGGTGAGCTGCGTGGATCTGGACGCCGCCGCGCTGGGGGATATTTTGCGGCAGGTGCTGTACGAATTCCCGGTGCGGGAGCTGGATCTGGCCCTGCCCCGGTGGGTCAACCGGCTGGAGAACGGCCACTGGCTGCAGGCACAGGTATATACTGCTGCGATGCAGCTGGCAGAGAACATCGCCCGCATGAAGGACGTCCCGTCCGGCACAGATGGGCCGCTGCTGGACTGCGATGCCGTGCAGCGCTCCGCCGTGAGCGGCATGGATCTGGCACAGGGCAGTGTGCGGGTGGTTGTGGAGCTGAAGCCGGAGATCTTCTATCAGGTGCTCAGCGAACAGACCGGGCTGGAGATCGGCGACGAAGCGGGCCTGATGCCCTGCATTCTGGAGTTGGCTCATGCCAAACGGGAGTACGAAAAGGTGCGCAGTGCGCTGGAACAGGTGGAAGCCACCGGCTACGGCATCGTGATGCCCTCCATCGGGGAGCTGCAGCTGGAGCAGCCGGAGATCGTGCAGCAGGGCGGGCGCTACGGCGTCCGGCTGGAAGCCTGTGCGCCGTCCATCCACATGATGAAGGCCACCATCCACACCGAGATCAGCCCCATTGTGGGCACCGAGAAGCAGAGCGAAGATCTGGTGCGCAGCCTGCTGGCAGATTTTGCGGATGACCCGGTCAAGCTGTGGCAGTCCAACATCTTTGGCAAAAGCCTGCATGAGTTGGTGAACGACGGGCTGCAGAACAAGCTGCTGCACATTCCGCAGGAGGCCCGCACCCAGCTGCAGGGCACGCTGGAACGGGTCATCAACGAAGGCTGTACCGGGCTCATCTGCATTCTGATCTGA
- a CDS encoding DUF4364 family protein produces the protein MPANDAFTAGVRPGGLTSSTEIRLLLCYLVKNAGPIARQEIENALMEEALVNYFEIGSCLDDITRQQLVTVQDNVYSITDKGRKVAQELAYDLPRSVRERAVAAVLRCQTWARKEAKYSASITEKPDGHCSVRCTVKGLDEALFCLDLGTPDRLSAELVKKQFILKGNEIYQLLVNKLTEENA, from the coding sequence ATGCCCGCCAACGATGCTTTTACTGCCGGTGTACGCCCCGGCGGACTGACCAGCAGCACTGAGATTCGGCTGCTGCTGTGCTATCTGGTAAAAAATGCCGGACCCATTGCCCGGCAGGAGATCGAGAACGCCCTGATGGAAGAGGCACTGGTCAACTACTTTGAGATCGGTTCCTGCCTGGATGACATCACGCGGCAGCAGCTCGTGACCGTGCAGGACAATGTGTATTCCATTACCGACAAGGGACGCAAAGTGGCGCAGGAGCTGGCCTACGATCTGCCCCGCAGCGTGCGGGAACGAGCGGTGGCCGCTGTGCTGCGCTGCCAGACCTGGGCCCGCAAAGAGGCCAAGTACAGCGCCAGCATCACCGAAAAGCCGGACGGCCATTGCAGCGTCCGCTGCACCGTAAAGGGCCTGGATGAGGCGCTGTTCTGCCTGGATCTGGGCACCCCGGACCGGCTGTCGGCTGAACTGGTGAAAAAGCAGTTCATCCTGAAAGGCAACGAGATCTATCAGCTTCTGGTCAACAAACTGACCGAAGAAAACGCATAA
- a CDS encoding S1 RNA-binding domain-containing protein → MMQAYRTEGNYRSAARLSAAELRAAMASHEILQATALAFDTQRQLRFDLGGVRAVMPFVQCADGAENGTVRDIAVLTRVGRPTCFVVQALDTDEDGQPFYRLSRAEAQRMCKADYLDALSPGDILPCTVTHIEPFGAFCDVGCGISALLPIDCMSVSRISSPADRVSVGQQILCAVKNRDVQGRFVLTIRELLGTWAENAAHFSVGETVVGIVRSVEEYGTFIEIAPNLAGLAESCTDLAPGQAVSVYIKNILPEKMKIKLVIVNHSLNQRHRFELRYFITEGHLDRWVYSTPGSSKRIETDFAAAACNPA, encoded by the coding sequence ATGATGCAAGCATACCGTACCGAAGGCAATTACCGTTCCGCCGCCCGGCTGTCCGCTGCAGAGCTGCGGGCCGCCATGGCCAGCCACGAGATTTTGCAGGCCACCGCCCTGGCCTTTGACACCCAGCGGCAGCTGCGGTTCGACCTGGGCGGCGTCCGGGCCGTGATGCCCTTTGTGCAGTGCGCCGACGGAGCCGAAAACGGCACCGTGCGGGACATTGCCGTGCTGACGCGGGTGGGCCGCCCCACCTGTTTTGTGGTGCAGGCTCTGGACACCGACGAGGACGGGCAGCCCTTCTACCGGCTTTCCCGCGCAGAAGCGCAGCGGATGTGCAAGGCCGATTATCTCGACGCCCTTTCTCCCGGCGATATCCTGCCCTGCACCGTAACTCACATTGAGCCATTTGGTGCATTCTGTGATGTAGGATGCGGCATCAGTGCCCTGCTGCCCATCGACTGTATGTCGGTGAGCCGCATTTCCTCCCCCGCCGACCGGGTGAGCGTGGGGCAGCAGATTTTGTGCGCGGTCAAGAACCGGGACGTGCAGGGCCGCTTTGTGCTCACCATCCGGGAACTGCTGGGCACCTGGGCCGAGAACGCCGCCCATTTTTCGGTGGGTGAAACAGTGGTGGGCATCGTGCGCAGCGTGGAGGAGTACGGTACCTTCATTGAGATCGCGCCCAACCTGGCCGGTCTTGCCGAAAGCTGCACCGACCTTGCCCCCGGGCAGGCCGTGAGCGTCTACATCAAGAACATCCTGCCGGAAAAGATGAAGATCAAGCTGGTGATCGTGAACCACAGCCTGAACCAGCGCCACCGGTTTGAGCTGCGGTACTTCATCACGGAGGGACATCTGGACCGGTGGGTCTACTCCACGCCCGGCAGCAGCAAGCGCATTGAGACGGATTTTGCCGCAGCGGCTTGCAATCCGGCGTGA
- a CDS encoding DUF951 domain-containing protein, translated as MDIAVGDTILTRKKHPCGASSFEVLRVGMDFKIRCTGCGREVMLPRAKIEKNIKKVVKPAQQAE; from the coding sequence ATGGATATCGCTGTGGGAGATACCATCCTCACCCGCAAGAAGCACCCCTGCGGGGCTTCCAGCTTTGAAGTGCTGCGTGTCGGCATGGATTTCAAGATCCGCTGCACGGGCTGCGGGCGCGAGGTGATGCTGCCGCGTGCAAAAATTGAAAAGAACATCAAAAAGGTGGTCAAACCTGCACAGCAGGCGGAGTGA
- the prfA gene encoding peptide chain release factor 1 produces MPDFSAQMDAVCHRFEELSVRLNQPDAAADPALFRKLMRDYHETQPVVQAYRDWQTARDHLAQAKALLEEPISDPDFKQMIQQEISEKSQDVAKLENNLKILLLPRDPRDEKNVIMEIRGGAGGEEAALFAHSLLRMYTMYVQSRGWTLELLNLNETELGGVKEAVFSVEGAGAYNRLKYESGVHRVQRVPETETQGRIHTSTATVAVMPQAEEVDFALDMKDLRIDTFRSSGAGGQHINKTSSAIRVTHIPTGMVVECQNERSQFQNKDKALEILRSRLLAQKQKEQQDAINSERQGQVGTGDRSEKIRTYNFPQDRCTDHRIGLTVHNLAKILDGNLDEVIDALATREQAEKLQKLDL; encoded by the coding sequence ATGCCCGATTTTTCTGCCCAAATGGATGCCGTGTGCCACCGGTTTGAGGAGCTTTCCGTCCGCCTGAACCAGCCGGATGCCGCTGCCGACCCGGCACTGTTCCGCAAACTGATGCGGGACTACCACGAGACGCAGCCGGTGGTGCAGGCCTACCGCGACTGGCAGACCGCCCGGGACCATCTGGCGCAGGCCAAAGCCCTGCTCGAAGAACCCATCTCCGATCCGGACTTCAAGCAGATGATACAGCAGGAAATCAGCGAAAAAAGTCAGGATGTGGCAAAGCTGGAAAATAATCTCAAAATTCTGCTGCTGCCCAGGGACCCACGGGACGAAAAGAACGTCATCATGGAGATCCGGGGCGGGGCAGGGGGAGAGGAAGCCGCCCTGTTTGCCCACAGTCTGCTGCGCATGTACACTATGTATGTGCAGAGCCGCGGCTGGACGCTGGAACTGCTCAACCTCAACGAGACCGAGCTGGGCGGCGTGAAGGAAGCCGTCTTTTCGGTGGAAGGGGCCGGGGCCTACAACCGCCTCAAGTACGAGAGCGGGGTGCACCGGGTGCAGCGTGTGCCCGAGACCGAGACCCAGGGCCGCATCCACACCTCCACCGCCACGGTGGCCGTGATGCCCCAGGCAGAGGAAGTGGACTTTGCGCTGGACATGAAGGACCTGCGCATCGACACCTTCCGTTCCTCCGGTGCGGGCGGCCAGCACATCAACAAGACGTCTAGCGCCATCCGGGTGACGCACATCCCCACCGGCATGGTGGTGGAGTGCCAGAACGAGCGCAGCCAGTTTCAGAACAAGGACAAGGCACTGGAGATCCTGCGCAGCCGCTTGCTGGCCCAAAAGCAGAAGGAACAGCAGGACGCCATCAACTCCGAGCGGCAGGGGCAGGTGGGCACCGGGGACCGCAGCGAGAAGATCCGTACCTACAATTTCCCGCAGGACCGCTGCACCGACCACCGCATCGGCCTGACGGTGCACAACCTTGCAAAGATCCTGGACGGCAACCTCGATGAGGTCATCGACGCCCTTGCTACCCGCGAACAGGCGGAAAAGCTGCAAAAACTCGATTTGTAA